The Deltaproteobacteria bacterium CG11_big_fil_rev_8_21_14_0_20_49_13 sequence GGTGAGTTGATCGATGCCCTCTGCTACGGTGAAACTGCTGTGAAAACAGCCGAGAACGGTCTCGCCATGTGCGAGGGTTATCCGGCCCCGGATGTTTCTTCGGGAGAAAGCCTTGGGAGGCCCATGGATAAAGAAGATTCCGGTGATAATCTGAGTGACTTCGTGGTGATGGCCACGCCCACGCCAGGCATATAGGTTCATTAAAATGATTGATTTAAGACGGTTTTGCGCCTAAGAATGTGCCCGTGCAAAAGATGGTCGTCATATGCGGTCCTACCGGTACCGGTAAAACATCAATAGGCATAGAGCTTGCTAAAGAGTTCGGCGGCGAGATCATTTCGGCCGATTCCGGGGCCGTCTATAAGGACCTTGATATAGGGACCGCAAAACCTTCCAAAGAAGAACGAGCCCATGTTCCGCATCATTTAATAGACATAATAGAACCGAACGAATCGTTCGATGCCGCAAGGTTCGTTGCACTTGCTGATAATGCCATTTCCGATATCGTCGCTCGCGGAAAACTTCCCATAGTAGTCGGCGGCACCGGGCTCTATATCAAGGCCCTTATTCAAGGCCTTGCGGACGCGCCGCCCAGAGATGATGAGTATAGAAAAGAATTGGAAGCTATAAGGAGGGAAAAGGGGACGCCTTATCTTTATAAGTTGCTCACAGAAAAGGATCCAAAGACCGCTCTTAAATTAAAGGCCAACGATTCAACAAGGGTGATACGCGCGCTCGAGGTGTTCCATTCGACCGGCCGTTCTATTTCCGAGATACACAAAGAGCATAAGTTCAAAGAGAGAAGACACGATGCACTGAAGATAGGCATCACTCTTCCAAGGGAAGAACTTTATAAAAAAGTAGAAGAGCGTGTAGATGGCATGATAAAAGCGGGACTTGAGGACGAGGTGAG is a genomic window containing:
- a CDS encoding tRNA (adenosine(37)-N6)-dimethylallyltransferase MiaA, which encodes MVVICGPTGTGKTSIGIELAKEFGGEIISADSGAVYKDLDIGTAKPSKEERAHVPHHLIDIIEPNESFDAARFVALADNAISDIVARGKLPIVVGGTGLYIKALIQGLADAPPRDDEYRKELEAIRREKGTPYLYKLLTEKDPKTALKLKANDSTRVIRALEVFHSTGRSISEIHKEHKFKERRHDALKIGITLPREELYKKVEERVDGMIKAGLEDEVRGLVERFGSDAQALKAVGYKEMVRKLAPSEVEGCVSVEVRKEEDVAELIKRNTRHYAKRQLTWFRADKEIKWFEYSRLKEIKKVLADFLG